In Saccharomyces cerevisiae S288C chromosome XV, complete sequence, the following proteins share a genomic window:
- the CAT5 gene encoding putative monooxygenase CAT5 (Protein required for ubiquinone (Coenzyme Q) biosynthesis; localizes to the matrix face of the mitochondrial inner membrane in a large complex with ubiquinone biosynthetic enzymes; required for gluconeogenic gene activation) yields the protein MLSRVSVFKPASRGFSVLSSLKITEHTSAKHTEKPEHAPKCQNLSDAQAAFLDRVIRVDQAGELGADYIYAGQYFVLAHRYPHLKPVLKHIWDQEIHHHNTFNNLQLKRRVRPSLLTPLWKAGAFAMGAGTALISPEAAMACTEAVETVIGGHYNGQLRNLANQFNLERTDGTKGPSEEIKSLTSTIQQFRDDELEHLDTAIKHDSYMAVPYTVITEGIKTICRVAIWSAERI from the coding sequence ATGTTATCCCGTGTTTCAGTTTTCAAACCTGCCAGCAGAGGCTTTTCCGTCTTATCATCTTTAAAGATAACAGAACATACATCAGCAAAACACACCGAAAAACCTGAGCATGCTCCCAAGTGTCAGAATTTATCAGATGCTCAGGCTGCATTTTTGGACCGTGTTATTCGTGTAGATCAAGCTGGCGAATTAGGTGCAGACTACATCTACGCTGGCCAGTACTTCGTGTTGGCTCATAGGTACCCTCACTTGAAACCTGTGCTAAAGCACATATGGGACCAGGAGATACATCATCATAATACTTTTAACAATTTGCAATTGAAAAGGAGAGTCAGGCCTTCCTTATTAACGCCTTTGTGGAAGGCAGGAGCCTTTGCAATGGGGGCTGGTACCGCATTGATTTCTCCAGAAGCAGCTATGGCTTGTACTGAAGCTGTCGAGACAGTAATCGGAGGGCACTACAATGGCCAATTGCGAAACTTGGCCAATCAATTCAATTTAGAAAGAACAGATGGAACAAAGGGTCCAAGTGAGGAAATCAAATCCTTAACTTCTACTATCCAACAGTTCAGGGATGACGAGCTAGAGCATCTAGACACCGCTATCAAGCATGATTCGTATATGGCAGTTCCATATACAGTTATCACTGAAGGTATTAAAACGATTTGCAGAGTAGCTATATGGAGTGCCGAAAGAATTTAA
- the UBP2 gene encoding ubiquitin-specific protease UBP2 (Ubiquitin-specific protease; removes ubiquitin from ubiquitinated proteins; controls K63 homeostasis during oxidative stress; deubiquitinates Rsp5p and is required for MVB sorting of membrane proteins; can cleave polyubiquitin and has isopeptidase activity) — protein MPNEDNELQKAIENHHNQLLNQDKENADRNGSVIEDLPLYGTSINQQSTPGDVDDGKHLLYPDIATNLPLKTSDRLLDDILCDTIFLNSTDPKVMQKGLQSRGILKESMLSYSTFRSSIRPNCLGSLTDQVVFQTKSEYDSISCPKYNKIHVFQAVIFNPSLAEQQISTFDDIVKIPIYHLKVSVKVRQELERLKKHVGVTQFHSLDHLHEYDRVDLSTFDSSDPNLLDYGIYVSDDTNKLILIEIFKPEFNSPEEHESFTADAIKKRYNAMCVKNESLDKSETPSQVDCFYTLFKIFKGPLTRKSKAEPTKTIDSGNLALNTHLNPEWLTSKYGFQASSEIDEETNEIFTEYVPPDMVDYVNDLETRKIRESFVRKCLQLIFWGQLSTSLLAPNSPLKNTKSVKGMSSLQTSFSTLPWFHLLGESRARILLNSNEQTHSPLDAEPHFINLSVSHYYTDRDIIRNYESLSSLDPENIGLYFDALTYIANRKGAYQLIAYCGKQDIIGQEALENALLMFKINPKECNISELNEATLLSIYKYETSNKSQVTSNHLTNLKNALRLLAKYTKSDKLKFYVDHEPYRALSQAYDTLSIDESVDEDIIKTAYSVKINDSPGLKLDCDRALYTIAISKRSLDLFNFLTEECPQFSNYYGPEKLDYQEALKLLQVNENASDETILKIFKQKWFDENVYEPDQFLILRAALTKISIERNSTLITNFLLTGTIDPNSLPPENWPTGINNIGNTCYLNSLLQYYFSIAPLRRYVLEYQKTVENFNDHLSNSGHIRRIGGREISRGEVERSIQFIYQLRNLFYAMVHTRERCVTPSKELAYLAFAPSNVEVEFEVEGNKVVDQTGVLSDSKKETTDDAFTTKIKDTSLIDLEMEDGLNGDVGTDANRKKNESNDAEVSENEDTTGLTSPTRVAKISSDQLENALEMGRQQDVTECIGNVLFQIESGSEPIRYDEDNEQYDLVKQLFYGTTKQSIVPLSATNKVRTKVERFLSLLINIGDHPKDIYDAFDSYFKDEYLTMEEYGDVIRTVAVTTFPTILQVQIQRVYYDRERLMPFKSIEPLPFKEVIYMDRYADTENPLLLAKKKETEEMKQKLKVMKNRQRELLSRDDSGLTRKDAFLESIKLLESDTIKKTPLKIEAANDVIKTLRNNVQNIDNELMKLYNDINSLEEKISHQFDDFKEYGYSLFSVFIHRGEASYGHYWIYIKDRNRNGIWRKYNDETISEVQEEEVFNFNEGNTATPYFLVYVKQGQEGDIEPLKRILK, from the coding sequence ATGCCGAACGAAGATAATGAACTTCAAAAAGCAATTGAGAACCATCATAATCAACTACTAAACCaggataaagaaaatgctgACAGAAATGGGTCTGTTATAGAAGACCTCCCATTATACGGGACAAGTATAAACCAGCAGTCTACCCCTGGAGATGTTGACGATGGAAAACACTTACTGTATCCAGATATTGCCACCAACCTACCACTGAAGACTTCTGACAGACTTTTGGACGATATACTTTGCGATACtatttttctcaattctACAGACCCGAAGGTCATGCAAAAGGGCCTGCAATCGAGGGGTATTTTAAAAGAGTCTATGCTTTCTTACTCAACTTTCAGAAGTAGTATTCGCCCTAACTGCTTGGGTTCATTAACTGATCAAGtggtttttcaaacaaaatcCGAGTATGATTCCATTTCATGCccaaaatataataaaatacaTGTATTTCAGGCGGTCATCTTTAATCCATCACTGGCAGAACAGCAAATTTCAACTtttgatgatattgttAAAATTCCTATTTATCATCTTAAGGTTAGCGTAAAAGTCCGCCAAGAACTGGAGCGGTTGAAGAAGCATGTCGGTGTTACTCAATTCCACTCACTAGATCATTTGCACGAATACGATCGAGTAGACCTTTCGACTTTTGATTCTTCCGATCCTAATTTGTTGGATTACGGTATTTACGTTTCTGATGATACTAACAAACTGATCTtgattgaaatttttaaacCCGAGTTTAATTCACCTGAAGAGCATGAGAGTTTTACTGCCGACGCAATTAAGAAGAGATACAATGCTATGTGTGTAAAAAATGAATCACTAGATAAAAGCGAGACGCCATCTCAAGTTGACTGTTTTTACAcactttttaaaatttttaaagggCCTTTGACGAGGAAAAGTAAAGCGGAACCTACAAAGACAATTGATTCTGGAAATTTGGCCCTTAACACTCACCTGAATCCTGAATGGTTAACGTCCAAGTATGGATTTCAAGCAAGCTCAGAAATCGATGAGGAAACTAATGAGATATTTACTGAATACGTCCCTCCAGATATGGTGGACTATGTAAACGATTTGgagacaagaaaaattcgaGAATCGTTTGTGAGGAAGTGTTTACAACTGATATTTTGGGGTCAACTATCTACCTCATTACTGGCACCTAATTCTCCCTTGAAAAATACGAAAAGCGTAAAGGGAATGTCTTCATTACAAACTTCTTTCTCAACACTACCTTGGTTCCATTTATTGGGAGAATCCAGAGCAAGGATTCTATTAAATTCCAATGAGCAAACTCATTCGCCTTTGGACGCAGAACCTCATTTTATTAATCTTTCCGTTTCGCATTATTATACCGATAGAGATATAATCAGAAACTACGAATCTTTGTCTTCTTTGGATCCTGAAAATATTGGGCTGTATTTTGACGCACTGACATACATTGCAAATAGGAAGGGGGCATATCAATTGATTGCTTACTGTGGAAAACAGGACATTATAGGCCAAGAAGCTCTAGAAAATGCTTTGTTAATGTTTAAAATTAACCCTAAAGAGTGTAACATCTCCGAATTAAATGAGGCGACTTTGCTATCTATTTACAAATATGAAACATCAAATAAGAGCCAAGTAACCTCTAATCACCTaacaaatttgaaaaatgctCTAAGATTGTTGGCCAAATATACCAAATCTGACAAACTAAAATTTTACGTCGATCATGAGCCCTACAGAGCTTTATCCCAGGCATACGACACACTTTCAATTGACGAGTCTGTTGATGAAGACATTATAAAAACTGCATATTCGGTCAAGATTAACGACTCTCCCGGATTAAAGTTGGATTGTGATAGAGCACTTTACACCATTGCTATCAGTAAAAGAAGCCTTgatttgttcaattttttaaCAGAGGAATGCCCACAGTTTTCCAACTATTATGGTCCAGAGAAGCTTGATTACCAAGAGGCATTGAAGCTTCTTCAAGTGAATGAAAATGCCTCTGACGAAaccattttgaaaatctttAAACAAAAGTGGTTTGATGAAAACGTTTATGAGCCTGAccaatttcttattttgaGGGCAGCATTGACCAAAATCAGTATAGAAAGAAATTCAACTTTAATCACCAACTTCTTACTAACTGGTACGATAGATCCAAATTCCTTGCCGCCAGAAAATTGGCCAACTGGCATTAATAATATCGGGAACACCTGTTACCTAAATTCTTTATTACAATATTACTTTTCCATTGCGCCACTAAGAAGATATGTATTGGAATATCAAAAAACGgtagaaaatttcaatgacCACCTCTCTAATAGTGGGCATATTAGAAGAATTGGTGGAAGAGAAATTAGTAGAGGCGAAGTGGAAAGATCTATTCAATTCATATACCAACTTCGCAACCTTTTCTATGCGATGGTTCATACAAGAGAAAGATGTGTAACACCCTCAAAAGAGCTAGCATATTTGGCATTTGCTCCAAGTAATGTTGAAGTAGAATTTGAAGTGGAAGGCAATAAAGTAGTTGATCAAACAGGAGTTCTTTCGGATTCAAAGAAGGAAACAACGGATGACGCATTTactacaaaaataaaggatACAAGCCTGATTGATTTAGAAATGGAAGATGGCCTTAATGGCGATGTTGGTACAGATGcgaacagaaaaaaaaatgaatcGAATGATGCTGAAGTAAGTGAGAACGAAGATACAACAGGATTAACTTCACCTACGCGTGTGGCAAAAATCAGTTCTGATCAATTAGAAAATGCTTTGGAAATGGGTAGGCAACAAGATGTTACTGAATGCATAGGAAACGTGTTATTTCAGATAGAAAGCGGTTCAGAGCCTATCCGATATGATGAAGACAACGAGCAATATGACTTGGTTAAGCAACTATTTTATGGTACTACTAAACAAAGTATTGTTCCTTTGTCCGCAACAAATAAAGTCCGTACGAAAGTTGAAAGATTCCTATCGTTACTGATAAATATTGGCGATCATCCTAAAGATATTTATGATGCGTTTGATTCTTATTTTAAAGACGAATATCTGACAATGGAAGAGTATGGTGATGTTATACGTACCGTTGCTGTTACAACTTTTCCTACTATTTTGCAGGTACAAATCCAAAGAGTTTATTACGATCGTGAAAGATTAATGCCGTTTAAATCCATTGAGCCCTTACCATTCAAAGAAGTTATTTACATGGACAGATACGCGGATACAGAGAACCCTTTATTGTTggcaaaaaagaaagaaacagaagaaatGAAGCAAAAGTTGAaggtaatgaaaaatagaCAAAGAGAGCTTTTGAGTCGTGATGATTCAGGGCTTACAAGGAAGGATGCATTTTTGGAGAGTATCAAGCTATTGGAATCGGATACCATAAAGAAAACtcctttaaaaattgaGGCTGCTAATGATGTGATAAAGACGCTGAGAAACAACGTTCAAAATATCGATAAtgaattgatgaaattataCAATGATATCAACAGTTtggaagagaaaataaGCCATCAATTTGACGATTTCAAGGAATATGGTTACTCACTGTTTTCGGTTTTTATTCATCGCGGCGAGGCCAGTTATGGTCACTATTGGATATATATCAAGGACAGAAATCGCAATGGAATTTGGAGGAAGTACAATGATGAAACCATCAGTGAGGTCCAGGAAGAGGAGgtcttcaatttcaatgaGGGTAACACTGCAACTCCATATTTCCTAGTATATGTCAAACAAGGACAAGAAGGTGATATTGAgccattgaaaagaattctAAAGTAG
- the IAH1 gene encoding isoamyl acetate-hydrolyzing esterase (Isoamyl acetate-hydrolyzing esterase; required in balance with alcohol acetyltransferase to maintain optimal amounts of isoamyl acetate, which is particularly important in sake brewing): MDYEKFLLFGDSITEFAFNTRPIEDGKDQYALGAALVNEYTRKMDILQRGFKGYTSRWALKILPEILKHESNIVMATIFLGANDACSAGPQSVPLPEFIDNIRQMVSLMKSYHIRPIIIGPGLVDREKWEKEKSEEIALGYFRTNENFAIYSDALAKLANEEKVPFVALNKAFQQEGGDAWQQLLTDGLHFSGKGYKIFHDELLKVIETFYPQYHPKNMQYKLKDWRDVLDDGSNIMS; encoded by the coding sequence ATGGATTACGAGAAGTTTCTGTTATTTGGGGATTCCATTACTGAATTTGCTTTTAATACTAGGCCCATTGAAGATGGCAAAGATCAGTATGCTCTTGGAGCCGCATTAGTCAACGAATATACGAGAAAAATGgatattcttcaaagagGGTTCAAAGGGTACACTTCTAGATGGGCGTTGAAAATACTTCCTGAGATTTTAAAGCATGAATCCAATATTGTCATGGCCACAATATTTTTGGGTGCCAACGATGCATGCTCAGCAGGTCCCCAAAGTGTCCCCCTCCCCGAATTTATCGATAATATTCGTCAAATGGTATCTTTGATGAAGTCTTACCATATCCGTCCTATTATAATAGGACCGGGGCTAGTAGATAGAGAGAAGtgggaaaaagaaaaatctgAAGAAATAGCTCTCGGATACTTCCGTACCAACGAGAACTTTGCCATTTATTCCGATGCCTTAGCAAAACTAGCCAATGAGGAAAAAGTTCCCTTCGTGGCTTTGAATAAGGCGTTTCAACAGGAAGGTGGTGATGCTTGGCAACAACTGCTAACAGATGGACTGCACTTTTCCGGAAAAGGgtacaaaatttttcatgaCGAATTATTGAAGGTCATTGAGACATTCTACCCCCAATATCATCCCAAAAACATGCAGTACAAACTGAAAGATTGGAGAGATGTGCTAGATGATGGATCTAACATAATGTCTTGA